The nucleotide window TCCTTGACAAACAAGGACAAACAAGAGATCATAAAACAATGAAGAAACTGACGGTTTTTTTCTATGTTCTTAAAAGATCATTGACTTCGCCAGGTTATTATGTGGACATTATTAAAGCGCCCTTTAGTTTTTCCTTAAAGTTTTTTTATTTTTATTTTTTTCTTTACTCCTTAATCGGCACGGCTTTTATTGTCCCTAAATTGATCCCCTTAAAAACCCTGGTTTTGACCCTACCTTCTAAATTGGAAAAAATTTATCCGGCCGATTTGGAAATTAAAATTGACAAAGGCCAGGCCTCAACCAACGTGGTCGAGCCCTACTTTTTTTCTTTAAAAGACGTGGAGAAAATTTTCCAAGAGAATGATGTTTTAGGGGCCAAAACGCCCGTTGTCAGGAATCTTTTAGTGATTGATACCAAAGCCGTCATTGAAGATTTTTCGGCTTATGAAACCCTGATTCTTTTAACGAAAAATAATTTAGTGATACAGGATAAAGAGAATGGTGGTTTTCGCGTTTATTCTTTAGCCGACGTTCCGAACCTGACGATTAACCAGCAAGAGATTAAGGATCTAACGAAACAAATGATGCCTTGGGTGCAAAAAATTGCCGTCTATCTTGTGCCTTTCCTGGCTTTATTGATTTTTTTCGGCCTTTTTCTTTTTCTTCCTTTGAGTCTTTTTTTATCTCTTTTGTTTTACGCTTTATTGGCCTGGTTTTTGGGAAAAATCCTTAGTTTCCCATTGACTTATAAAAAAGCCTACCAGATCAGCATGCATTCAATTATTCTACCGACCACGATTTTTGGTCTTTTTAGTCTTCTCTCTTTCAATTTGTCTTTTCCTTTTTTGCAAACCATCATCATGGTTATAATGACGACGATTATTTTACAAAACCTTAAAAAGAATCAAGAAAAAACAAAACCTTCTCAAATTAATCCTCCAATCCTAAGTTGATCCGTGGTAAAATAAAACCAAATGTCTGACAAACTTTTTATCTATACGGATGGAGGTTCAAGAGGCAATCCCGGACCATCGGCGGTCGGTGTTTATATTGAGGATGAAAACGGAAAAACGATTCAAAAGATAGCCAAAAAAATAGGGGAGGCAACCAACAATATCGCTGAATATCTGGCGATTATTGAAGCCCTGGAATGGTTTAAAACCTCAAATTTTAAAGCGGCCATTTCCCACCTTCATTTTTTTCTTGATTCACGTTTGGTTGTCAATCAAGTTAATGGCCTCTTTAAAGTTAAAAATGGAAATCTTCGCAATTTTATTTTAAAGATTCGAGAACTGGAACAAGAACTTAAGATCAAGATTAATTACGAGCTTATTCCTCGTGAAAAAAATTGGCGGGCCGACAAATTAGTCAATCAAGCACTAGACTTATAGTGCTCATGTCGTTTTTGGAAATTCTCAAGAAGAAACAAAGATTTTTTTTATAATCTTTCGCCCGATTTAGACAAATTATCTATGGAATTTTCTCGACAAAAACCAAAAGTCTCAGTTGAAATTCAAACCGAAAAGATCGCAATCTCTTTAACTGGAGAAAAATC belongs to Patescibacteria group bacterium and includes:
- a CDS encoding DUF1189 domain-containing protein produces the protein MKKLTVFFYVLKRSLTSPGYYVDIIKAPFSFSLKFFYFYFFLYSLIGTAFIVPKLIPLKTLVLTLPSKLEKIYPADLEIKIDKGQASTNVVEPYFFSLKDVEKIFQENDVLGAKTPVVRNLLVIDTKAVIEDFSAYETLILLTKNNLVIQDKENGGFRVYSLADVPNLTINQQEIKDLTKQMMPWVQKIAVYLVPFLALLIFFGLFLFLPLSLFLSLLFYALLAWFLGKILSFPLTYKKAYQISMHSIILPTTIFGLFSLLSFNLSFPFLQTIIMVIMTTIILQNLKKNQEKTKPSQINPPILS
- a CDS encoding ribonuclease HI family protein; the protein is MSDKLFIYTDGGSRGNPGPSAVGVYIEDENGKTIQKIAKKIGEATNNIAEYLAIIEALEWFKTSNFKAAISHLHFFLDSRLVVNQVNGLFKVKNGNLRNFILKIRELEQELKIKINYELIPREKNWRADKLVNQALDL